A single window of Betta splendens chromosome 11, fBetSpl5.4, whole genome shotgun sequence DNA harbors:
- the brd2a gene encoding bromodomain-containing protein 2a isoform X2 codes for MGVTTMDQGSGTAGKRIRKPSLLYEGFESPGMPPLSQLMPSGPPQPPVKDPNRQGRMTNQLQFLQKVVLKSLWRHHFAWPFHEPVDAAKLNLPDYHKIIKTPMDMGTIKKRLENSYYRSASECMQDFNAMFTNCYIYNKPTDDIVLMAQSLEKAFLQKVAQMPQDELELPAALPRSKPGKPSKKGRVSGGVTTAHQVPAVSQSAYSPPTPETPDPILSTPPQTILTKSLPPTHHTEQSITTITSLPHTQPTAKKKGVKRKADTTTPTTVAMPIMSTMGVSGIGLGMGGGHDSPLTLTSLGVDHSSSLGLSPSLSLGQGMGMGLGMGMGIGMGMGMGRGAVMMNSKGSSRRGVSGRPIKPPKKDLPDSVQPQSVRRSKLSPQLRYCSGVLKELLSKKHAAYAWPFYEPVDATSLGLHDYHDIIKQPMDLGTIKRTMESREYRDAQQFSADVRLMFSNCYKYNPPDHDVVAMARKLQDVFEFCFAKMPDEPPAPPSSSSSSSSSSSSSESELSSETEESESSPSSDSEEERANRLAELQEQLKAVHEQLTALSQGPIVKPKKKKEKKDKKKKKKVEKEKHRRIEEEIPPVKPPKTPKITKTPKPKIPKTPVGVPVVPVKKAPSKKNNKSKSKKASMMFSMSQPVHDPIVSHFDSDEEEDTAPMSYDEKRQLSLDINKLPGEKLGRVVYIIQSREPSLRDTNPEEIEIDFETLKPSTLRELERYVMTCLRKKPRKPYANKKNSAGKSREELALEKQLELERRLMDVSGQLNSGKKPVKTKPEKPAAETHTQPSRLSASSSSSDSSSSSSSSSSSDTSDSDSG; via the exons ATGGGAGTCACAACCATGGACCAGGGTTCTGGAACGGCTGGAAAACGCATCCGGAAGCCCTCCCTGCTTTACGAGGGCTTTGAGAGTCCTGGGATGCCCCCTCTGAGTCAGTTGATGCCCTCAGGACCTCCACAGCCCCCAGTGAAGGACCCCAACCGTCAGGGGAGGATGACGAACCAGCTTCAGTTCCTGCAGAAAGTCGTGCTTAAGTCTTTGTGGAGGCACCACTTTGCGTGGCCCTTCCATGAACCTGTGGATGCAGCCAAACTCAATCTGCCT GATTATCACAAGATCATCAAAACTCCCATGGACATGGGAACGATCAAGAAGCGGTTAGAAAATAGCTACTACCGCAGCGCTAGCGAGTGCATGCAGGACTTCAACGCCATGTTCACCAACTGCTACATCTATAACAAG CCCACAGACGACATCGTGCTCATGGCCCAGTCACTGGAAAAGGCCTTCCTGCAGAAAGTGGCTCAGATGCCACAGGACGAGTTGGAGCTGCCTGCTGCTCTTCCCAGGAGCAAACCTGGGAAACCCTCCAAAAAAGGCAGAG TGTCCGGTGGAGTGACCACTGCTCATCAGGTCCCTGCTGTCTCCCAGTCGGCATATTCACCTCCCACCCCAGAGACCCCGGACCCCATCCTCTCAACCCCCCCACAAACTATTCTGACCAAGAGCCTGCCCCCCACCCATCACACTGAGCAGAGCATCACCACCATTACAAGTCTGCCTCACACTCAGCCCACGGCCAAG AAAAAAGGTGTAAAGAGGAAAGCGGACACAACCACCCCGACCACCGTAGCCATGCCCATCATGAGCACCATGGGGGTCAGCGGCATCGGGCTGGGAATGGGTGGTGGACATGACTCCCCTCTCACCCTCACCTCGCTGGGCGTGGACCACAGCTCCAGCCTGGGGTTGAGCCCCAGCCTCAGCCTGGGTCAGGGCATGGGAATGGGGTTAGGGATGGGCATGGGAATAGGGATGGGAATGGGCATGGGTCGTGGAGCAGTGATGATGAACTCCaaagggagcagcaggagaggagtgaGTGGACGACCCATCAAGCCTCCAAAGAAGGATTTACCAGATTCAGTGCAGCCGCAGTCTGTGCGGCGCAGCAAACTGAGCCCCCAGCTTCGCTACTGCAGCGGAgtcctgaaggagctgctgtcaaAGAAGCACGCGGCCTACGCCTGGCCCTTCTACGAGCCCGTAGACGCCACGTCGCTCGGTCTCCACGACTACCACGACATCATCAAGCAGCCCATGGACCTCGGCACCATCAAG AGGACGATGGAAAGCAGAGAGTACCGCGATGCCCAACAGTTCTCTGCTGATGTTAGACTGATGTTCTCCAACTGCTACAAGTACAACCCTCCTGATCATGATGTGGTGGCCATGGCCAGAAAACTCCAG GATGTCTTTGAGTTCTGCTTTGCCAAGATGCCAGATGAGCCTCCTGCACCACCTAGCTCCTCGtcgtcttcatcatcctcatcatcctcatcggAGAGTGAGCTCAGCAGTGAAACTGAGGAGAGTGAGAGCAGCCCGAGCTCGGACTCTGAGGAGGAACGAGCGAACCGgttggcagagctgcaggaacag CTGAAGGCAGTGCATGAACAGCTCACTGCATTGTCCCAGGGCCCCATCGTCAAacccaagaaaaagaaagagaagaaagataagaaaaagaagaagaaagtagaAAAAGAGAAGCATCGGAGGATAGAGGAAGAGATTCCACCCGTGAAGCCGCCCAAGACCCCAAAAATCACCAAGACCCCAAAACCTAAGATCCCCAAAACCCCCGTGGGTGTTCCTGTAGTGCCGGTGAAGAAGGCGCCAAGCAAGAAGAACAACAAGAGCAA ATCCAAAAAGGCCAGTATGATGTTCAGCATGTCTCAACCGGTCCACGATCCCATCGTGAGTCATTTTGactctgatgaggaggaggacacggcTCCGATGTCGTACGATGAGAAGCGACAGCTCAGCCTGGACATCAACAAGCTGCCCGGCGAGAAGCTGGGTCGTGTGGTTTACATCATTCAGTCCCGTGAGCCGTCGCTCCGTGACACCAACCCGGAGGAGATAGAGATCGACTTTGAGACACTGAAGCCGTCGACACTGCGGGAGCTGGAGAGATACGTGATGACGTGTCTGAGGAAGAAGCCCCGAAAGCCCTATG caaataaaaagaacagCGCTGGGAAGTCGAGGGAGGAGCTCGCTCTGGAGAAGCAGTTGGAGCTGGAAAGGAGACTGATGGACGTCAGTGGTCAGCTCAACTCTGGAAAGAAGCCCGTTAAGACCAAAC cagagaagcCAGCGGCAGAGACTCACACCCAGCCTTCACGCCTCAGcgccagcagctcctcttcagactcttcctcatcatcctcttcctcgtcaTCGTCAGACACCAGCGACTCGGACTCTGGCTGA
- the brd2a gene encoding bromodomain-containing protein 2a isoform X1, whose protein sequence is MEMAVNPLLDSSLGGLDVGIMGVTTMDQGSGTAGKRIRKPSLLYEGFESPGMPPLSQLMPSGPPQPPVKDPNRQGRMTNQLQFLQKVVLKSLWRHHFAWPFHEPVDAAKLNLPDYHKIIKTPMDMGTIKKRLENSYYRSASECMQDFNAMFTNCYIYNKPTDDIVLMAQSLEKAFLQKVAQMPQDELELPAALPRSKPGKPSKKGRVSGGVTTAHQVPAVSQSAYSPPTPETPDPILSTPPQTILTKSLPPTHHTEQSITTITSLPHTQPTAKKKGVKRKADTTTPTTVAMPIMSTMGVSGIGLGMGGGHDSPLTLTSLGVDHSSSLGLSPSLSLGQGMGMGLGMGMGIGMGMGMGRGAVMMNSKGSSRRGVSGRPIKPPKKDLPDSVQPQSVRRSKLSPQLRYCSGVLKELLSKKHAAYAWPFYEPVDATSLGLHDYHDIIKQPMDLGTIKRTMESREYRDAQQFSADVRLMFSNCYKYNPPDHDVVAMARKLQDVFEFCFAKMPDEPPAPPSSSSSSSSSSSSSESELSSETEESESSPSSDSEEERANRLAELQEQLKAVHEQLTALSQGPIVKPKKKKEKKDKKKKKKVEKEKHRRIEEEIPPVKPPKTPKITKTPKPKIPKTPVGVPVVPVKKAPSKKNNKSKSKKASMMFSMSQPVHDPIVSHFDSDEEEDTAPMSYDEKRQLSLDINKLPGEKLGRVVYIIQSREPSLRDTNPEEIEIDFETLKPSTLRELERYVMTCLRKKPRKPYANKKNSAGKSREELALEKQLELERRLMDVSGQLNSGKKPVKTKPEKPAAETHTQPSRLSASSSSSDSSSSSSSSSSSDTSDSDSG, encoded by the exons ATGGAAATGGCTGTTAACCCGCTACTTGACAG CTCCCTTGGCGGGCTTGACGTTGGCATAATGGGAGTCACAACCATGGACCAGGGTTCTGGAACGGCTGGAAAACGCATCCGGAAGCCCTCCCTGCTTTACGAGGGCTTTGAGAGTCCTGGGATGCCCCCTCTGAGTCAGTTGATGCCCTCAGGACCTCCACAGCCCCCAGTGAAGGACCCCAACCGTCAGGGGAGGATGACGAACCAGCTTCAGTTCCTGCAGAAAGTCGTGCTTAAGTCTTTGTGGAGGCACCACTTTGCGTGGCCCTTCCATGAACCTGTGGATGCAGCCAAACTCAATCTGCCT GATTATCACAAGATCATCAAAACTCCCATGGACATGGGAACGATCAAGAAGCGGTTAGAAAATAGCTACTACCGCAGCGCTAGCGAGTGCATGCAGGACTTCAACGCCATGTTCACCAACTGCTACATCTATAACAAG CCCACAGACGACATCGTGCTCATGGCCCAGTCACTGGAAAAGGCCTTCCTGCAGAAAGTGGCTCAGATGCCACAGGACGAGTTGGAGCTGCCTGCTGCTCTTCCCAGGAGCAAACCTGGGAAACCCTCCAAAAAAGGCAGAG TGTCCGGTGGAGTGACCACTGCTCATCAGGTCCCTGCTGTCTCCCAGTCGGCATATTCACCTCCCACCCCAGAGACCCCGGACCCCATCCTCTCAACCCCCCCACAAACTATTCTGACCAAGAGCCTGCCCCCCACCCATCACACTGAGCAGAGCATCACCACCATTACAAGTCTGCCTCACACTCAGCCCACGGCCAAG AAAAAAGGTGTAAAGAGGAAAGCGGACACAACCACCCCGACCACCGTAGCCATGCCCATCATGAGCACCATGGGGGTCAGCGGCATCGGGCTGGGAATGGGTGGTGGACATGACTCCCCTCTCACCCTCACCTCGCTGGGCGTGGACCACAGCTCCAGCCTGGGGTTGAGCCCCAGCCTCAGCCTGGGTCAGGGCATGGGAATGGGGTTAGGGATGGGCATGGGAATAGGGATGGGAATGGGCATGGGTCGTGGAGCAGTGATGATGAACTCCaaagggagcagcaggagaggagtgaGTGGACGACCCATCAAGCCTCCAAAGAAGGATTTACCAGATTCAGTGCAGCCGCAGTCTGTGCGGCGCAGCAAACTGAGCCCCCAGCTTCGCTACTGCAGCGGAgtcctgaaggagctgctgtcaaAGAAGCACGCGGCCTACGCCTGGCCCTTCTACGAGCCCGTAGACGCCACGTCGCTCGGTCTCCACGACTACCACGACATCATCAAGCAGCCCATGGACCTCGGCACCATCAAG AGGACGATGGAAAGCAGAGAGTACCGCGATGCCCAACAGTTCTCTGCTGATGTTAGACTGATGTTCTCCAACTGCTACAAGTACAACCCTCCTGATCATGATGTGGTGGCCATGGCCAGAAAACTCCAG GATGTCTTTGAGTTCTGCTTTGCCAAGATGCCAGATGAGCCTCCTGCACCACCTAGCTCCTCGtcgtcttcatcatcctcatcatcctcatcggAGAGTGAGCTCAGCAGTGAAACTGAGGAGAGTGAGAGCAGCCCGAGCTCGGACTCTGAGGAGGAACGAGCGAACCGgttggcagagctgcaggaacag CTGAAGGCAGTGCATGAACAGCTCACTGCATTGTCCCAGGGCCCCATCGTCAAacccaagaaaaagaaagagaagaaagataagaaaaagaagaagaaagtagaAAAAGAGAAGCATCGGAGGATAGAGGAAGAGATTCCACCCGTGAAGCCGCCCAAGACCCCAAAAATCACCAAGACCCCAAAACCTAAGATCCCCAAAACCCCCGTGGGTGTTCCTGTAGTGCCGGTGAAGAAGGCGCCAAGCAAGAAGAACAACAAGAGCAA ATCCAAAAAGGCCAGTATGATGTTCAGCATGTCTCAACCGGTCCACGATCCCATCGTGAGTCATTTTGactctgatgaggaggaggacacggcTCCGATGTCGTACGATGAGAAGCGACAGCTCAGCCTGGACATCAACAAGCTGCCCGGCGAGAAGCTGGGTCGTGTGGTTTACATCATTCAGTCCCGTGAGCCGTCGCTCCGTGACACCAACCCGGAGGAGATAGAGATCGACTTTGAGACACTGAAGCCGTCGACACTGCGGGAGCTGGAGAGATACGTGATGACGTGTCTGAGGAAGAAGCCCCGAAAGCCCTATG caaataaaaagaacagCGCTGGGAAGTCGAGGGAGGAGCTCGCTCTGGAGAAGCAGTTGGAGCTGGAAAGGAGACTGATGGACGTCAGTGGTCAGCTCAACTCTGGAAAGAAGCCCGTTAAGACCAAAC cagagaagcCAGCGGCAGAGACTCACACCCAGCCTTCACGCCTCAGcgccagcagctcctcttcagactcttcctcatcatcctcttcctcgtcaTCGTCAGACACCAGCGACTCGGACTCTGGCTGA